TGAATGAGGATACATTAACAGCAGATGAATATAGTGCTTTGGTAGAGGGTGTGTAAATAAGTTCATTTACACATTCCCGAAAATGAAAAGAAAGGCTATCAATTAAACTATATCTCAGCTTTTTTGGCAACTTGAAAGGCTGAGATATAGGCGATTTGTATATTTCCTCCATAGTTATTTTCAATCTTTCTTCGTAATTCTGTAAATAAACAATTTCTAGTTTCTATATCTAGTTTTAAGTATGGAGTGTAAGTGCTTAAAAGTAATATAAAGTCATCCATACAATAATTAGCCTTACAGACAACTTGTTCGGAAACTAAATTTTTGAATTTACCTGAGTCAATAGCTTTTTGTCCTAAAGACTGTACTATCTCTTTTTGAGTTTCTATATCTTCATATCTATCCAAGGTTGGAGCATATTTTTGATAAATTTCTCGGAAACTTTGATATATTTCATATTCTGGTTGTGGTATCATATTCCACAGCAAAATTAAAGACCCATCATTCTGTAAAGCTTGATTAATCTTGAGATTACCAAATTCAGGATTAATCCAATGGTAAGAAGTTGCTGCTAAAACAGCATCAAATTTTCCAGGTTCTAGTTCCCATTCTTCAAAGGTTGTCTGATGTATTTCTACCTGTGGATACATTTCACAGTTTTTTCTTGCTAAATTACAAGCTGCTAAATTTGGTTCTAGACAGATCATAGAAAAACCTAATTGAGCAAATGCTAAAGTTGCATTTCCTGGTCCACAACCTAATTCTAGAATATTAGCTTTGCTGGAAAGTTGGGCTGCTTGTACAGCACCATTAATAATTTCTTGTGGATAGCGAGGTCTGAATTTATTATAAGTTTCTGCTACATGAGAATACCAGTTTTTTCTGGTTTCTAAGTCTTGAGAATATAAGTTTTTAAGTATTTCTAGTTCTTTCATGATTGATCCTTAATTCCCTAAAGCTATCACAGCATTTTGTCCACCAAAACCAAAGCTAAAACATAGGACTTGCTGAATTTTACTTTCTTGTGCTGAAGGGATGAAGTTTAAATTAAATTCTGGTTGCTGAAGTCCTACGCAGGGGGGCAAAATTTGCTGTTGCAATGCCATGAGTGAAAAGGCTACACCTAAAGCTCCTGATGCTCCTAATGTATGACCTGTGCTACCTTTGGTGGAACTAATCGCTAATTTTGGTGAAAATAAGTGTTGAATAATTTTACTTTCTATCCGGTCATTTAACTGGGTGGCTGTACCATGAGTGTGAATATAGTCTATGTCTGTGAGTGAAATATGACTACGTTCTAAACATTGCTTAATGGCTATGATGGCACTTTTACCTAATGGTTCTGGTGAGTTTCCATGATATGCGTCTGCTGTCAAGCCAAAACCTAATATTTCTCCATAAATTTTAGCTTGTCGTTGGGCTGCTAACTCCGCAGATTCAAGAATCAAAATAGCACCACCTTCACCTAGTACCAAGCCTTCTCGCTGTAAGTCAAAGGGATAAGCACCTGTTTTGGCTAAAGCCCCCATTTGCCTAAATCCGGCAATTGTTAGGGGGGTTATGGGTGCTTCTATTGCCCCTGTAATTACTCGTTGGTATTGCCCGGTTTTAATTAACATTGTAGCCTGAGCGATCGCCCAAATTCCCGTTGCACAAGCAGCCATTGGTGCTAAAACTGCTGCTGTTGAGCCTATTTTTCGGGCTATAGCGATCGCATTCATTTGCGGTAGAGTATTTAACCAATTGTCTAAGTTTGATTCTGCCTCTTCCTGATACATCTGTCGTGCCATGATCTCCCAAGATGCTTGATAACCCCGACTAGAACCAATTACTACAGCACAATCAAACAAAGGTGCTACCAATTCGGCATCTTGTAGGGCTGAATTAACAACTATTTCTGCGAGTGTATTTAATAAAGAGGGTTTTTCAGCAATTAATCCCAGGGGAAATATTCCCAATTCTGGAAATATTTGATGTAATTTAATCCCCGTTTTTCCTAATAATAAATTTTGCCAACTATCTTCTAAGCTTTTACCTAAAGCAGAAACTAAACCAATCCCAGTAACAACAACTTTAACCAATTTTAGATTTTATATAATAACTGAGGAGTCAGGAGGTAGGGGCGCAGGGCCTGCGCCCTTTCTCAGGAGTCAGAAGTCAGAAGTCAGAATACTTATAAAATCACAAATCAACAACTGACAACTGACCACTAACTACTGAGGAATTTTCAGATTTTCTGCACCTTTCGTGACTTTAGCAGACTCAATGCGATCGCCTTGCTGGATTTTGTTAACTACCTCAAAACCTTTAGTAACATTACCAAACACGGCATAGTTACCATCCAAGAACGATAAATCTGCTAAAGCAAAGTAAAATTGAGAAGAAGCAGAATCCGGGGATTGTGATCTAGCCATAGCGATCGCTCCTTGCTTGTGCTGTAACACAGGCTTCTCAGTAATAGTCTTACTGTAAATAGGATCTTTTGCGCCTTTTGGTTTAATTTCTAACGGTATCCGACGCTCATTTCCAGTTTGAGGATCAATATAACCACCGGTTCCCAATCTACTTTCGGGAAATTTGGGGTCTTTACCTTGTGGATCTCCACCTTGAACTACAAAAGGCTGAGGTTCGCGCACAACACGATGGAATACTAAACCGTCATAAACACCTTTTTGAACCAAATCCACAAAATTACCGCCAGTAATTGGTGCATTTGTCCCATCTATTTCAATCTCAATTTGTGTGGGATTAACTACTTCTCCACGCTTCACCGTCATCACCACCGTAGCCTTACCTTCAAGACGTGGTAAACCTTTGATTCCAGGAACACTCTCGCTAATAGTTTCTGATACTGTTTTTGCACTAGTAGTCGTGTCTGAGGTAGCTGTTGCAGTTGGGGATGCACTAGACGATGTTGTATTACTCGCACATCCTCCCAAAGTTAAAGCGCCAATCATCAATAGAACTACAAAAAATTGTGGAAATTTAAACCGCATTGTTAGTGACTGCATTAATCAAAATATCTTAATTTGTTCTTGCCCATTCCTGAAGTTTGGATTTTAAATTGTGAAAATAACTTGACCTCAGATCCCCGACTTCTCTAAGAAGTCGGGGATCTGATTCTTATTGTTCACCAATCCAAAATCCAAAATTCCTAGAGTCCTTCTAAAGATACTCCTAAAAAACGAGCTAATTCCGCACCTTGGGTTTCCAAATCTGCCAAAGATAAGGGTTGACCTACTCGTGTAAGGGGAATATCCCGTCTACCTTTAACCCGAAGATATAAAGCGCGTTGAGGATTCAGACCTTCCTTAATCAAAATCTTGACAGATTGTACATCTGAAATCCTGCCGTCAATTTGGATTTGACGATTTTTTCCGGGAAACCCCCAACGAAAGATTTTTAATGTCCCCGTTTCCCGATTGAACTCATTATAACCACCACCTAAATCCCATAGAACTACAAGCCACAGATATGTAGCTAATAGCAAGCCAGCAGCACCATATAGTCCCATCACCAATCCTTGAGGGACAAATATTAGTTGTGTTGCATCAGTAACTATGAGTAAATTAACTTTGAGATAACTAGAAATACTAGCTAAGAAAAAACCACTGGCTCCCATAGTCACAATACTTGCCCACCAGTAGTTACTAAACCGACGTGAACCAAGAACCTTTTGAGAGAGGATGTTCTCGCTTTTATTAATTGTTGTTGATACGGTCATTAAACTACCTTGGACTATCTTTCTCAAGTCTGCCACTGAAGCAGTCTGGATTGCAAGTTATCGAAGAGATGACAATGAATTTTATCCTCAACTTGCAGGATTTCAGGGCGCAGGCCATTCAGAGAATTTAGGGCGCAGGCCATTCAGAGAATTTAGGGCGCAGGCCATTCAGAGAATTTAGGGCGCAGGCCATTCAGAGAATTTAGGGCGCAGGCCATTCAGAGAATTTAGGGCGCAGGCCATTCAGAGAATTTAGGGCGCAGGCCCTGCGCCCCTACGAAGATTTATGAGAAAATCTGTGTCAAATTGTTAAAATTCTGATATTGATAGAAAATATTTAACTTCCTGTTCTATATCCAGCCCAAATTCTGACTAATGTGATAAGTTAAGAATCATTACGTTACCAAAACCTAGATTGCTGGTTAACGGTAGCCGATCATGTCATAATTTATGAGAAATGATCACTTTGTCAAGCAATCAGTTCTCACAATCTTAGCGTCTGTAAAGCTGCTAGGATTGAAAAAAAACGTTGAATTCCTCACGGCAGATGATATAAATCAGTAAACTTGCTGAAACACTGCTTAAAAAACGTTGAAATTTTAGTAAAAACGAGGATTTTAGTAAATGACCATCGCAGTTGGACGCGCCCCCAGTAGAGGGTGGTTTGACGTATTAGACGACTGGCTAAAGCGCGATCGCTTTGTATTCGTAGGTTGGTCAGGAATATTACTATTCCCCTGTGCCTTCCTCGCATTAGGCGGTTGGCTAACCGGTACAACCTTCGTCACCTCCTGGTACACCCACGGACTAGCATCTTCTTACTTAGAAGGAGCTAACTTTTTAACAGTAGCAGTATCCACACCAGCCAACAGCATGGGACATTCCCTGTTGTTCCTGTGGGGACCTGAAGCTCAAGGTGACTTCACCCGTTGGATTCAACTCGGTGGTTTGTGGCCTTTCGTCGCCCTACATGGCGCATTCGGTTTGATTGGCTTCATGTTACGCCAATTTGAAGTAGCCCGTCTCGTCGGTCTTCGTCCTTATAACGCCCTTGCTTTCTCCGGTCCTATCGCCGTATTCGTCAGCGTGTTCCTGATGTATCCTTTAGGACAATCTAGCTGGTTCTTTGCACCTAGCTTTGGAGTAGCCGCAATTTTCCGTTTCCTCCTATTCCTACAAGGTTTCCACAACTGGACACTCAACCCCTTCCACATGATGGGTGTAGCGGGAATCTTAGGTGGAGCTTTACTTTGTGCCATTCACGGTGCCACAGTAGAAAACACCCTATTTGAAGACGGCGAAGGTTCAAACACTTTCCGCGCCTTCAACCCTACCCAAGCTGAAGAAACCTACTCCATGGTGACAGCAAACCGTTTCTGGTCACAGATTTTCGGAGTTGCTTTCTCCAACAAACGTTGGTTACACTTCTTCATGTTGTTTGTCCCTGTGACAGGCTTGTGGATGAGTTCCATTGGGATCGTTGGTTTAGCATTAAACCTCCGGGCTTATGACTTCGTTTCCCAAGAATTACGGGCAGCAGAAGACCCAGAGTTTGAAACTTTCTATACCAAAAACATTTTACTAAACGAGGGTATCCGCGCTTGGATGGCTCCTCAAGATCAACCCCACGAACAGTTCGTATTCCCAGAGGAGGTACTTCCACGTGGTAACGCTCTCTAATAGAGTTATTAGTGGTGGACGCGACCAAGAATCAAGCGGCTTCGCTTGGTGGTCCGGCAACGCCCGTTTAATCAATTTGTCTGGTAAACTACTTGGCGCACACGTTGCCCATGCTGGTTTAATCGTCTTCTGGGCTGGAGCAATGACTTTGTTTGAAGTCTCTCACTTCATCCCAGAAAAGCCTATGTACGAACAAGGCTTGATTCTGCTTCCTCACCTCGCCACACTGGGTTGGGGCGTTGGTCCAGGTGGTGAAGTTTTTGATACATTCCCCTACTTCGTTGTCGGTGTACTTCACCTGATTTCCTCCGCAGTTCTAGGCTTTGGCGGTATTTATCATGCCGTTCGTGGTCCTGAAACCTTAGAAGAATATTCTGCCTTCTTTGGTTATGACTGGAAAGACAAGAACAAGATGACCAACATCATCGGCTTCCACCTGATCATCCTGGGATGCGGTGCGTTGTTATTGGTGCTGAAGGCTATGTTCTTCGGTGGAGTTTATGATACATGGGCCCCAGGTGGTGGTGATGTGCGTGTGATTACTAATCCCACACTCAACCCTGCAATCATCTTCGGTTATCTAATCAAAGCTCCCTTCGGTGGCGAAGGCTGGATTATTAGCGTTGATAACATGGAAGATGTTATCGGTGGTCACATTTGGATTGGTTTAACTTGTATTGCCGGTGGTATTTGGCACATCTTCACCAAGCCTTTTGCTTGGTCACGTCGTGCCTCCATTTGGTCTGGTGAAGCTTATCTATCCTATAGCTTAGGTGCGCTCTCCTTAATGGGGTTCATCGCTTGCGTTATGGTGTGGTTTAACAACACCGTTTACCCTAGCGAATTTTACGGTCCTACTGGTCCTGAAGCTTCTCAAGCTCAAGCTTTAACCT
The DNA window shown above is from Anabaena sp. WA102 and carries:
- a CDS encoding beta-ketoacyl-ACP synthase, whose product is MVKVVVTGIGLVSALGKSLEDSWQNLLLGKTGIKLHQIFPELGIFPLGLIAEKPSLLNTLAEIVVNSALQDAELVAPLFDCAVVIGSSRGYQASWEIMARQMYQEEAESNLDNWLNTLPQMNAIAIARKIGSTAAVLAPMAACATGIWAIAQATMLIKTGQYQRVITGAIEAPITPLTIAGFRQMGALAKTGAYPFDLQREGLVLGEGGAILILESAELAAQRQAKIYGEILGFGLTADAYHGNSPEPLGKSAIIAIKQCLERSHISLTDIDYIHTHGTATQLNDRIESKIIQHLFSPKLAISSTKGSTGHTLGASGALGVAFSLMALQQQILPPCVGLQQPEFNLNFIPSAQESKIQQVLCFSFGFGGQNAVIALGN
- a CDS encoding class I SAM-dependent methyltransferase; its protein translation is MKELEILKNLYSQDLETRKNWYSHVAETYNKFRPRYPQEIINGAVQAAQLSSKANILELGCGPGNATLAFAQLGFSMICLEPNLAACNLARKNCEMYPQVEIHQTTFEEWELEPGKFDAVLAATSYHWINPEFGNLKINQALQNDGSLILLWNMIPQPEYEIYQSFREIYQKYAPTLDRYEDIETQKEIVQSLGQKAIDSGKFKNLVSEQVVCKANYCMDDFILLLSTYTPYLKLDIETRNCLFTELRRKIENNYGGNIQIAYISAFQVAKKAEI
- a CDS encoding peptidylprolyl isomerase, whose translation is MRFKFPQFFVVLLMIGALTLGGCASNTTSSSASPTATATSDTTTSAKTVSETISESVPGIKGLPRLEGKATVVMTVKRGEVVNPTQIEIEIDGTNAPITGGNFVDLVQKGVYDGLVFHRVVREPQPFVVQGGDPQGKDPKFPESRLGTGGYIDPQTGNERRIPLEIKPKGAKDPIYSKTITEKPVLQHKQGAIAMARSQSPDSASSQFYFALADLSFLDGNYAVFGNVTKGFEVVNKIQQGDRIESAKVTKGAENLKIPQ
- a CDS encoding photosystem I assembly protein Ycf4, giving the protein MTVSTTINKSENILSQKVLGSRRFSNYWWASIVTMGASGFFLASISSYLKVNLLIVTDATQLIFVPQGLVMGLYGAAGLLLATYLWLVVLWDLGGGYNEFNRETGTLKIFRWGFPGKNRQIQIDGRISDVQSVKILIKEGLNPQRALYLRVKGRRDIPLTRVGQPLSLADLETQGAELARFLGVSLEGL
- the psbD gene encoding photosystem II D2 protein (photosystem q(a) protein); its protein translation is MTIAVGRAPSRGWFDVLDDWLKRDRFVFVGWSGILLFPCAFLALGGWLTGTTFVTSWYTHGLASSYLEGANFLTVAVSTPANSMGHSLLFLWGPEAQGDFTRWIQLGGLWPFVALHGAFGLIGFMLRQFEVARLVGLRPYNALAFSGPIAVFVSVFLMYPLGQSSWFFAPSFGVAAIFRFLLFLQGFHNWTLNPFHMMGVAGILGGALLCAIHGATVENTLFEDGEGSNTFRAFNPTQAEETYSMVTANRFWSQIFGVAFSNKRWLHFFMLFVPVTGLWMSSIGIVGLALNLRAYDFVSQELRAAEDPEFETFYTKNILLNEGIRAWMAPQDQPHEQFVFPEEVLPRGNAL
- the psbC gene encoding photosystem II reaction center protein CP43; the encoded protein is MVTLSNRVISGGRDQESSGFAWWSGNARLINLSGKLLGAHVAHAGLIVFWAGAMTLFEVSHFIPEKPMYEQGLILLPHLATLGWGVGPGGEVFDTFPYFVVGVLHLISSAVLGFGGIYHAVRGPETLEEYSAFFGYDWKDKNKMTNIIGFHLIILGCGALLLVLKAMFFGGVYDTWAPGGGDVRVITNPTLNPAIIFGYLIKAPFGGEGWIISVDNMEDVIGGHIWIGLTCIAGGIWHIFTKPFAWSRRASIWSGEAYLSYSLGALSLMGFIACVMVWFNNTVYPSEFYGPTGPEASQAQALTFLIRDQRLGANVGSAQGPTGLGKYLMRSPSGEIIFGGETMRFWDFRGPWLEPLRGPNGLDLEKIKNDIQPWQARRAAEYMTHAPLGSLNSVGGVATEINSFNYVSPRAWLATSHFVLGFFFLIGHLWHAGRARAAAGGFEKGINRETEPAMFMPDLD